The following proteins come from a genomic window of Pseudomonas hygromyciniae:
- a CDS encoding acyl-CoA dehydrogenase family protein, with protein sequence MSAYQEYFDPSHQLVRDSVRRFVEREILPGIEQWEEAEHFPRELYLKAGAAGILGIGYPEALGGSHEGDLFAKVAASEELMRCGSGGVVAGLGSLDIGLPPIVKWARPEIRARVAPQVLSGEKIMALAVTEPGGGSDVASLQTRAVRDGDCYRVSGSKTFITSGVRADYYTVAVRTGGPGFAGISLLLIEKDTPGFTVGQPLKKMGWWASDTAELFFDDCQVPVGNLIGAENMGFACIMGNFQSERLALALMANMTAQMALEESLKWAAQREAFGKPIGKFQVLKHRLAEMATAVEVSREFTYRQAAKMAAGKSVIKEISMAKNLATDTADRVTYDAVQILGGLGYMRGSLVERLYRDNRILSIGGGTREVMNEIISKQMGL encoded by the coding sequence ATGTCTGCCTATCAGGAATACTTCGATCCTAGCCACCAATTGGTCCGCGACAGCGTGCGCCGTTTTGTCGAGCGCGAGATTCTGCCGGGTATCGAGCAATGGGAGGAGGCCGAACACTTCCCCCGCGAGTTGTACCTCAAGGCCGGTGCGGCGGGGATTCTCGGGATCGGTTACCCCGAAGCCCTAGGCGGCAGCCACGAGGGCGATCTGTTTGCCAAGGTCGCCGCCAGCGAAGAGTTGATGCGTTGTGGTTCCGGTGGCGTGGTGGCGGGGCTGGGATCGCTGGATATCGGCTTGCCGCCGATCGTCAAATGGGCCCGCCCCGAGATCCGCGCACGCGTGGCTCCCCAGGTCTTGTCTGGCGAGAAGATCATGGCCTTGGCCGTCACTGAGCCGGGGGGTGGTTCTGACGTGGCCAGCCTGCAAACCCGAGCCGTGCGGGATGGCGACTGTTATCGGGTCAGTGGCAGCAAAACCTTTATCACCAGTGGCGTGCGCGCCGACTACTACACCGTTGCGGTACGCACTGGCGGGCCGGGCTTTGCCGGCATCAGCCTGTTGCTGATCGAAAAGGACACGCCCGGCTTCACCGTTGGCCAGCCGCTGAAGAAAATGGGCTGGTGGGCGTCGGATACTGCCGAGTTGTTCTTCGATGATTGCCAGGTGCCGGTGGGCAATCTGATCGGCGCCGAAAACATGGGCTTTGCCTGCATCATGGGTAATTTCCAGAGCGAGCGCCTGGCCTTGGCGTTGATGGCCAACATGACGGCGCAGATGGCGCTGGAAGAGAGCTTGAAGTGGGCCGCGCAGCGCGAGGCCTTTGGCAAGCCGATCGGCAAGTTCCAAGTGCTCAAGCACCGCCTGGCGGAGATGGCCACGGCGGTCGAGGTTTCCCGGGAGTTTACTTATCGCCAGGCGGCGAAGATGGCCGCGGGCAAGAGTGTGATCAAGGAAATTTCCATGGCCAAGAACCTGGCCACCGACACGGCTGACCGGGTGACGTATGACGCGGTGCAGATTCTTGGTGGGCTGGGTTATATGCGCGGCAGCCTGGTGGAGCGGCTGTACCGGGACAATCGGATTTTGTCGATTGGCGGCGGCACTCGGGAGGTGATGAACGAGATCATCAGTAAGCAGATGGGGTTGTGA
- the fnr gene encoding fumarate/nitrate reduction transcriptional regulator Fnr encodes MSEPVKLRAHSQAHCKDCSLAPLCLPLSLNLEDMDALDEIVKRGRPLKKGEFLFRQGDQFDSVYAVRSGALKTFSLSDSGEEQITGFHLPSELVGLSGMDTEIHPVSAQALETTSVCEIPFERLDELALQLPQLRRQLMRVMSREIRDDQQMMLLLSKKTADERIATFLVNLSARFRARGFSANQFRLSMSRNEIGNYLGLAVETVSRVFTRFQQNELIAAEGKEVHILDPIQLCALAGGSLDG; translated from the coding sequence ATGTCCGAGCCAGTTAAACTGCGCGCTCATAGCCAGGCTCACTGCAAGGATTGCAGCCTGGCGCCCCTCTGCTTGCCACTTTCGCTGAATCTGGAAGACATGGATGCGCTGGACGAAATCGTTAAACGTGGCCGCCCACTGAAGAAAGGCGAGTTTCTATTTCGCCAGGGTGACCAGTTCGATTCCGTCTATGCAGTGCGCTCGGGCGCCTTGAAGACGTTCAGCTTGAGCGATAGCGGCGAAGAGCAGATCACCGGTTTCCACCTCCCCAGCGAGCTGGTTGGCCTGTCGGGCATGGACACCGAGATTCACCCGGTGTCGGCCCAGGCCCTGGAAACCACGTCGGTGTGCGAGATTCCGTTCGAACGCCTGGATGAACTGGCACTGCAATTGCCGCAGTTGCGCCGCCAGTTGATGCGCGTGATGAGCCGGGAAATCCGTGACGATCAGCAAATGATGCTGCTGTTGTCGAAAAAAACCGCCGACGAACGGATTGCCACCTTCCTGGTCAACCTGTCGGCACGTTTCCGTGCCCGTGGTTTCTCGGCCAACCAGTTCCGCCTGAGCATGTCGCGCAACGAAATCGGCAATTACCTGGGCCTGGCGGTGGAAACCGTTTCCCGGGTGTTCACCCGTTTCCAGCAAAACGAACTGATTGCCGCCGAGGGCAAGGAAGTCCATATCCTCGACCCGATCCAACTCTGCGCACTGGCCGGCGGCTCCCTCGACGGCTGA
- a CDS encoding YbaB/EbfC family nucleoid-associated protein — translation MMKGGMAGLMKQAQQMQEKMAKMQEELANAEVTGKAGGDMVSVVMTGRHDIKRVSIDPSVLPGVGEDDLEMLEALFAAAVNDAVRKIEANSQDKMSGVTAGMQLPPGMKLPF, via the coding sequence ATGATGAAAGGTGGCATGGCCGGCCTGATGAAGCAGGCGCAGCAGATGCAGGAAAAAATGGCCAAGATGCAGGAAGAACTGGCCAACGCCGAAGTCACCGGTAAAGCCGGCGGCGATATGGTCAGCGTGGTGATGACCGGTCGTCACGACATCAAGCGCGTGAGCATCGACCCAAGCGTATTGCCGGGCGTTGGCGAAGACGACCTGGAAATGCTCGAAGCCCTGTTCGCCGCGGCCGTCAATGACGCCGTGCGTAAGATCGAAGCCAACAGCCAGGACAAAATGTCCGGCGTGACCGCTGGCATGCAACTGCCGCCGGGCATGAAGCTGCCATTCTGA
- the hemN gene encoding oxygen-independent coproporphyrinogen III oxidase has product MLDAIRWDTDLIHRYDLAGPRYTSYPTAVQFTSQVGTFDLLHALRDSRKAVRPLSLYVHVPFCANICYYCACNKVITKDRGRAQAYLQRLEQEIQLVACHLDPNQRVQQLHFGGGTPTFLSHDELRQLMAQLRQHFNLLDDDSGDYGIEIDPREADWATMGLLRELGFNRVSIGVQDLDPEVQRAVNRLQSLEETRAVIDAARTLQFRSINIDLIYGLPKQTPEHFANTVAEVISLQPDRLSVFNYAHLPERFLPQRRINSDDLPAPAVKLQMLQETIEQLAAAGYNYIGMDHFALPDDELAIAQEEATLQRNFQGYTTHGHCDLIGLGVSAISQIGDLYCQNSSDLNHYQNALAGAQLATSRGLLCTADDRLRRAVIQQLICHFSLDFESIEQAFTVDFRGYFAELWPQLEAMASDGLIELNAEGIRVLPAGRLLVRSVCMVFDAYLEHQNRQRFSRVI; this is encoded by the coding sequence ATGCTCGACGCCATTCGTTGGGACACTGATCTGATTCATCGTTACGACCTCGCGGGGCCGCGCTACACCTCCTACCCCACCGCCGTACAATTCACCAGCCAGGTCGGCACCTTCGACCTGCTGCACGCCCTGCGTGACAGCCGCAAGGCCGTGCGCCCGCTGTCGTTGTATGTGCACGTGCCGTTCTGCGCGAACATTTGCTACTACTGCGCCTGCAACAAAGTCATCACCAAGGACCGCGGTCGTGCCCAGGCCTACCTGCAACGCCTGGAGCAAGAGATTCAACTGGTCGCCTGCCACCTTGACCCCAACCAGCGGGTACAGCAGCTGCATTTTGGCGGCGGCACGCCGACCTTTCTCAGCCATGACGAGTTGCGCCAGTTGATGGCGCAACTGCGCCAACACTTCAACTTGCTGGATGACGACTCCGGCGACTACGGCATCGAGATAGACCCACGGGAAGCCGATTGGGCCACCATGGGCCTGCTGCGTGAACTGGGTTTCAACCGCGTGAGCATTGGCGTGCAGGACCTGGACCCCGAGGTGCAACGGGCGGTCAATCGCCTGCAAAGCCTGGAAGAAACCCGCGCGGTGATCGATGCCGCGCGCACCCTGCAGTTTCGCTCGATCAACATCGACCTGATCTACGGCCTGCCCAAACAAACACCGGAGCATTTCGCCAACACCGTGGCCGAGGTCATCAGCCTGCAACCCGACCGGCTGTCAGTGTTCAACTACGCCCACCTGCCGGAACGTTTCCTGCCCCAGCGGCGGATCAACAGCGACGACCTGCCGGCCCCCGCCGTCAAGTTGCAGATGCTGCAGGAAACCATCGAGCAGTTGGCAGCAGCCGGCTACAACTACATCGGCATGGACCACTTCGCCCTGCCCGACGACGAGCTGGCCATTGCCCAGGAAGAGGCCACCCTGCAGCGCAATTTCCAGGGCTACACCACCCACGGTCACTGTGATTTGATCGGGCTCGGGGTATCGGCCATCAGTCAGATTGGTGACTTGTACTGCCAGAACAGCAGCGACCTGAATCATTACCAGAACGCCCTGGCTGGGGCGCAGCTGGCCACCAGTCGCGGCCTGCTCTGCACGGCCGACGATCGTTTGCGGCGGGCGGTGATTCAGCAGCTGATCTGTCACTTCAGCCTGGATTTCGAAAGCATCGAACAGGCGTTTACCGTGGATTTTCGCGGCTACTTCGCCGAGCTCTGGCCGCAACTGGAAGCGATGGCCAGTGACGGCCTGATCGAACTGAACGCCGAGGGGATTCGCGTACTGCCAGCCGGACGCCTGCTGGTGCGCTCGGTGTGCATGGTGTTCGATGCCTATCTGGAGCACCAGAATAGGCAGCGATTTTCACGGGTAATCTGA
- the recR gene encoding recombination mediator RecR: MSFSPLIRQLIDALRTLPGVGQKTAQRMALQLLERDRSGGSRLAQALSQAMEGVGHCRQCRTLTEEELCPQCADPRRDDTLLCVVEGPMDVYAVEQTGYRGRYFVLKGHLSPLDGLGPEAIGIPQLVARIEDQGTFTEVILATNPTVEGEATAHYIAQLLTNKGLITSRIAHGVPLGGELELVDGGTLAHSFAGRKPIAL; the protein is encoded by the coding sequence ATGAGCTTCAGCCCCCTGATTCGTCAACTGATCGATGCCCTGCGCACCTTGCCGGGCGTGGGTCAGAAAACCGCCCAGCGCATGGCGCTGCAACTGCTGGAGCGTGACCGCAGCGGAGGCTCGCGACTGGCCCAGGCCTTGAGCCAGGCCATGGAAGGCGTGGGCCATTGCCGCCAGTGCCGCACCCTGACCGAAGAAGAGCTGTGCCCGCAATGCGCAGATCCTCGTCGTGATGACACGCTGCTGTGTGTAGTCGAAGGCCCGATGGACGTGTATGCGGTTGAACAGACCGGCTATCGCGGGCGCTACTTTGTGCTCAAGGGCCACCTTTCGCCCCTCGACGGCCTGGGGCCGGAGGCGATTGGCATCCCGCAACTGGTGGCGCGCATTGAAGATCAGGGCACCTTCACCGAAGTGATCCTGGCTACCAACCCAACGGTGGAAGGCGAAGCCACTGCGCATTACATCGCGCAACTGCTGACCAACAAAGGCTTGATCACTTCGCGCATTGCCCACGGCGTTCCGCTGGGTGGCGAGCTGGAGTTGGTGGATGGCGGCACCCTGGCGCACTCGTTTGCCGGTCGTAAACCTATCGCCCTCTAA
- the ccoS gene encoding cbb3-type cytochrome oxidase assembly protein CcoS: protein MPALYVMIPAALLIVAIAIYIFFWAVDSGQYDDLDGPAHSVLFDDQDPKHLAAVDEASSHPQPATKPDEPAPPHA, encoded by the coding sequence ATGCCAGCTCTTTACGTAATGATTCCAGCGGCGCTGCTGATCGTCGCCATCGCCATCTACATCTTCTTCTGGGCGGTGGACAGCGGCCAGTATGACGACCTCGACGGGCCGGCCCATAGCGTGCTGTTCGACGACCAGGATCCCAAGCACCTGGCCGCCGTCGACGAGGCCAGCAGCCATCCGCAGCCTGCGACCAAGCCTGACGAGCCGGCGCCGCCCCATGCTTGA
- a CDS encoding adenine phosphoribosyltransferase, translating into MAFDSFDIKPLIRPVIDFPKPGVIFRDITPLFQSPKAMRLVADTFIHRYVEAEFTHIGAMDARGFLIGSVIAYQLNKPLILFRKQGKLPADVLSEGYQTEYGEAFLEVHADSLCEGDSVLMFDDLIATGGTLIAAANLARRMGARIFEAAAIIDLPELGGSQRLEDMGIPTFCLTQFGLTER; encoded by the coding sequence ATGGCTTTCGACTCCTTTGACATCAAACCCCTGATCCGCCCCGTCATCGACTTCCCCAAGCCTGGGGTGATCTTTCGTGATATCACACCACTGTTCCAGTCGCCCAAGGCCATGCGCCTGGTGGCTGACACCTTTATCCATCGCTACGTCGAAGCCGAGTTCACGCACATCGGCGCGATGGATGCCCGGGGCTTTTTGATCGGTTCGGTGATTGCCTATCAACTGAACAAGCCACTGATTCTGTTCCGTAAACAGGGCAAGCTGCCAGCGGACGTGCTGTCCGAGGGCTATCAGACCGAATACGGGGAAGCCTTCCTCGAAGTGCACGCTGACAGCCTGTGTGAAGGGGATTCGGTGCTGATGTTCGATGACCTGATCGCCACGGGTGGCACCTTGATTGCTGCGGCTAATCTGGCGCGGCGCATGGGGGCGCGGATTTTCGAGGCGGCGGCGATTATTGATCTGCCGGAGTTGGGGGGGTCGCAGCGGTTGGAGGATATGGGGATTCCGACGTTCTGTTTGACCCAGTTTGGGTTGACTGAGCGCTGA
- a CDS encoding sulfite exporter TauE/SafE family protein, producing the protein MLELAPLLVSALILGLLGGGHCLGMCGGLMGALTLAIPPEQRSRRFRLLLAYNLGRILSYASAGVLIGLAGWAVANSPAAMFMRILAGLLLISMGLYLAGWWSGLTRIESLGRGLWRHIQPFANRLLPVSSLPRALLLGALWGWLPCGLVYSTLLWAASQGNAIDSGLLMLAFGLGTWPVLLATGLAAERVTALLRKRSVRMAGGLLVMVFGIWTLPGPHQHWLMGH; encoded by the coding sequence ATGCTTGAACTCGCGCCACTGCTGGTTTCTGCGCTGATCCTCGGCCTGTTGGGCGGCGGCCATTGCCTGGGCATGTGTGGTGGCCTGATGGGCGCATTGACCCTGGCAATCCCCCCGGAGCAGCGCAGCCGGCGTTTTCGCCTGCTGCTGGCCTACAACCTGGGACGCATCCTCAGCTATGCCAGCGCCGGCGTATTGATTGGCCTGGCGGGCTGGGCGGTGGCCAACAGCCCGGCCGCGATGTTCATGCGCATCCTTGCCGGCCTGCTGTTGATCAGCATGGGCTTGTACCTGGCCGGCTGGTGGAGCGGCCTGACCCGCATCGAAAGCCTCGGGCGCGGCCTGTGGCGTCATATACAGCCGTTTGCCAACCGTTTGCTGCCGGTGTCCAGCCTGCCCCGCGCCTTGTTGCTGGGCGCGCTATGGGGCTGGCTGCCGTGCGGTCTGGTCTACAGCACGTTGCTGTGGGCGGCCAGCCAAGGCAATGCCATCGATAGCGGGCTGTTGATGCTGGCCTTCGGTCTCGGCACCTGGCCGGTGTTGCTCGCCACCGGGCTAGCGGCGGAGCGTGTCACCGCGCTGTTGCGCAAGCGCAGTGTGCGCATGGCGGGCGGCCTGTTGGTGATGGTGTTCGGTATCTGGACCCTACCCGGCCCCCATCAGCACTGGCTTATGGGCCACTAA
- a CDS encoding FixH family protein: protein MPVATAASPWYKHLWPWIIIAILACSVTLTLSMVTIAVNNPDNLVNDNYYEAGKGINRSLDRELLAQTLQMRATMHLDELTGEVELHLTGNSGPTTLELNLISPTQPEKDRKVMLTRSESEPGRYIGQVTDKVEGRRFVELLGVEGDRTWRMFEEEEVSHGTDLKLGDEPLQGAEDLKN, encoded by the coding sequence ATGCCCGTAGCAACTGCCGCAAGCCCCTGGTACAAGCACCTCTGGCCCTGGATCATCATTGCCATCCTGGCCTGTTCGGTGACGTTGACCTTGTCCATGGTGACCATCGCGGTGAACAACCCGGACAACCTGGTCAACGACAACTACTACGAGGCGGGCAAAGGCATCAACCGCTCCCTGGACCGCGAATTGCTGGCCCAGACCCTGCAAATGCGCGCCACCATGCACCTGGATGAGTTGACCGGCGAAGTTGAGTTGCACCTCACCGGCAACAGCGGGCCGACCACGCTGGAATTGAACCTGATTTCGCCGACCCAGCCGGAGAAAGACCGCAAGGTCATGCTCACCCGCAGCGAGAGCGAGCCGGGTCGGTATATCGGCCAGGTCACGGACAAGGTTGAAGGCCGGCGCTTCGTCGAGCTGCTGGGGGTGGAAGGTGACCGCACCTGGCGCATGTTTGAAGAGGAAGAAGTCAGCCATGGCACCGACTTGAAGTTGGGTGACGAGCCGTTGCAGGGTGCTGAAGACCTGAAGAACTAA
- a CDS encoding NADP-dependent oxidoreductase, whose product MTQAMTLNQRIVLVSRPQGAPVPENFRLERVALPDLADGQVLLKTLFLSLDPYMRGRMSDAPSYAAPVEIGEVMTGGAVSRIEQSRNPKFEVGDLVVGATGWQSHSISDGGNLIPVPKGLPSPSMALGVLGMPGMTAYMGLMDIGQPKAGETLVVAAASGAVGSVVGQVAKLKGLHVVGIAGGADKCRYVVEELGFDACIDHKSADFADELAQACSKGVDIYYENVGGKVFDAVLPLLNPKARIPLCGLIAGYNAHEAPTGPDRLPALQRTLLTKRVRIQGFIVFDDYGDRHPEFISAMAPWVRDGKVKFREDVVDGLEQAPEAFIGLLEGRNFGKLVVRI is encoded by the coding sequence ATGACCCAAGCCATGACCCTCAACCAGCGCATCGTCCTGGTATCCCGCCCGCAGGGTGCGCCCGTGCCGGAGAACTTCCGCCTGGAGCGCGTGGCGCTGCCTGACCTGGCAGACGGCCAGGTTCTGCTCAAGACCCTGTTCCTGTCCCTGGACCCCTACATGCGTGGGCGTATGAGTGACGCGCCGTCCTACGCCGCACCGGTAGAAATCGGCGAGGTAATGACCGGTGGTGCTGTCAGTCGCATCGAACAGTCGCGCAACCCCAAGTTCGAGGTGGGCGACCTGGTGGTCGGTGCCACCGGCTGGCAAAGCCATAGCATCAGCGATGGGGGCAACTTGATACCGGTGCCCAAGGGCTTGCCAAGCCCGTCCATGGCCCTTGGCGTACTGGGTATGCCTGGCATGACGGCTTATATGGGGCTGATGGATATCGGCCAACCGAAGGCCGGGGAAACCCTGGTAGTAGCGGCAGCCTCGGGCGCGGTGGGCTCGGTGGTCGGCCAGGTGGCCAAGCTCAAGGGCTTGCACGTGGTGGGCATCGCGGGCGGCGCCGACAAGTGCCGCTATGTGGTGGAGGAGTTGGGCTTTGACGCTTGCATCGATCACAAGAGCGCGGATTTTGCCGATGAACTGGCCCAGGCCTGTTCCAAGGGCGTGGACATCTATTACGAGAATGTCGGCGGCAAGGTATTCGACGCCGTGCTGCCTTTGCTCAACCCCAAGGCGCGGATCCCTCTGTGTGGCCTGATTGCCGGTTACAACGCCCACGAGGCCCCCACCGGCCCCGATCGGCTGCCGGCGTTGCAACGCACGTTGTTGACCAAGCGCGTGCGCATCCAGGGCTTTATCGTGTTCGACGACTATGGCGACCGCCACCCGGAATTTATCAGCGCCATGGCGCCCTGGGTGCGGGACGGCAAGGTCAAGTTCCGCGAAGACGTGGTCGACGGCCTGGAGCAGGCGCCCGAGGCCTTTATCGGGCTGTTGGAAGGACGTAACTTCGGCAAGTTGGTCGTGCGTATTTGA
- the ccoG gene encoding cytochrome c oxidase accessory protein CcoG, whose product MSNQIPVHDVTPPAKKTSDTVDLYASREKIYTRAFTGMFRNLRMLGGAGLFLLYFGTVWLNWGGHQAVWWNLPERKFFIFGATFWPQDFILLSGILIISAFGLFFITVYAGRIWCGYTCPQSVWTWIYMWCEKVTEGDRNQRIKLDKAPMSANKFLRKLSKHTLWLLIGFVTGMTFVGYFSPIRELVFDFFTGQADGWSYFWVGFFTLATYGNAGWLREQVCIYMCPYARFQSVMFDKDTLIVSYDPRRGEVRGPRKKGVDYKAQGLGDCIDCTMCVQVCPTGIDIRDGLQIECIGCAACIDACDTIMDKMDYPRGLISYTTEHNLSGQKTHKLRPRLIGYALVLLAMISLLAAAFFMRSLVGFDVSKDRVLYRENAEGRIENVYSLKIMNKDQRDHTYVLDASGLPDLKLQGKREIKVAAGEIFTMPVELSSAPEQMPSTTNEVKFILKDADDDSVHVEAKSRFIGPQIR is encoded by the coding sequence ATGAGCAACCAGATTCCGGTACATGACGTTACCCCGCCTGCCAAAAAAACCAGCGACACCGTCGATCTCTACGCCTCGCGAGAGAAAATCTACACCCGCGCCTTCACCGGGATGTTCCGCAATCTGCGGATGCTCGGCGGTGCCGGCTTGTTCCTGCTGTACTTTGGTACGGTGTGGCTGAACTGGGGTGGGCACCAGGCCGTCTGGTGGAACCTGCCAGAGCGCAAATTCTTCATTTTCGGTGCGACATTCTGGCCCCAGGATTTCATCCTGCTGTCAGGCATCCTGATCATCTCGGCCTTTGGCCTGTTCTTTATCACCGTGTACGCCGGGCGTATCTGGTGCGGTTATACCTGCCCGCAAAGCGTGTGGACCTGGATCTACATGTGGTGCGAGAAGGTCACCGAAGGCGACCGTAACCAGCGGATCAAGCTGGACAAGGCGCCAATGAGCGCCAACAAGTTCCTGCGTAAACTCAGCAAGCACACGCTATGGCTGCTGATCGGCTTTGTCACCGGCATGACCTTTGTCGGCTACTTCTCGCCGATCCGCGAACTGGTCTTCGATTTCTTCACTGGCCAGGCCGATGGCTGGTCGTACTTCTGGGTCGGCTTCTTCACCCTCGCCACCTACGGCAACGCCGGTTGGTTGCGTGAGCAGGTGTGCATCTACATGTGTCCGTATGCGCGCTTCCAGAGCGTGATGTTCGACAAGGACACCCTGATCGTGTCCTATGACCCGCGCCGCGGCGAAGTACGTGGCCCGCGCAAGAAAGGTGTCGACTACAAGGCGCAGGGCCTGGGGGATTGCATCGATTGCACGATGTGCGTGCAGGTCTGCCCCACCGGCATCGACATCCGCGACGGCCTGCAGATCGAGTGCATTGGCTGCGCCGCCTGCATCGACGCCTGCGACACCATCATGGACAAGATGGATTACCCTCGCGGGTTGATCAGCTACACCACCGAACATAACCTGTCGGGGCAAAAGACCCACAAGCTGCGTCCGCGCCTGATCGGCTATGCGCTGGTGCTGCTGGCGATGATCAGCCTGCTGGCCGCGGCGTTCTTCATGCGCTCGCTGGTGGGTTTCGACGTCAGCAAGGACCGCGTGCTGTACCGCGAAAACGCCGAAGGGCGAATCGAGAACGTCTACAGCCTGAAAATCATGAACAAGGACCAGCGCGACCACACCTACGTGCTGGACGCCAGCGGCCTGCCGGATCTCAAGCTGCAAGGCAAGCGCGAGATCAAGGTCGCCGCCGGGGAAATCTTCACCATGCCGGTGGAACTGTCGAGCGCGCCGGAACAAATGCCATCGACCACCAACGAGGTGAAATTCATCCTTAAGGATGCTGATGATGACAGCGTCCACGTTGAAGCCAAGAGCCGGTTCATCGGCCCACAAATTCGTTAA